In a single window of the Pelagibacterium sp. 26DY04 genome:
- a CDS encoding tripartite tricarboxylate transporter TctB family protein: MENQAGQQSTRARADLLTAVVLVILGLAVFYYAYTMPRLEARRIHPATIPGLVPMALSAILVLLGGLLGVKAWKSQGDGSWADFFAVFRTLEAARAVAALAMVLIFALGLVGWLPFWAASMLFLFVFIVTMEAVLTSEQVNLPKTLIWASVTAIVAGAGIYYLFAELFLVRLP; encoded by the coding sequence ATGGAAAACCAAGCGGGCCAGCAGAGCACACGCGCCCGGGCCGACCTTCTGACGGCGGTCGTTCTGGTTATTCTCGGGCTGGCGGTCTTTTACTACGCCTATACGATGCCCCGGCTTGAGGCGAGGCGCATCCATCCCGCGACCATTCCCGGGCTGGTTCCGATGGCCCTCAGTGCCATCCTGGTGTTGCTGGGAGGCCTCTTGGGCGTAAAGGCCTGGAAGAGCCAGGGCGATGGAAGCTGGGCGGATTTTTTTGCCGTGTTCCGAACGCTCGAAGCGGCGCGGGCTGTTGCGGCTTTGGCCATGGTGCTCATTTTTGCACTGGGGCTGGTCGGCTGGTTACCGTTCTGGGCCGCCTCCATGCTCTTTCTCTTCGTATTCATCGTGACGATGGAAGCCGTCCTCACGTCCGAACAGGTCAACCTGCCCAAAACCCTGATCTGGGCTTCCGTGACGGCGATCGTTGCTGGAGCGGGCATCTACTACCTGTTCGCCGAACTGTTCCTCGTTCGCCTGCCATAG
- a CDS encoding tripartite tricarboxylate transporter substrate binding protein, with protein sequence MRLFRGLAVTIAVSAVALTATSISAQEWSPDRPINIIVPWGAGGATDQVTRVTAPILAEQLGTDVVVVNQPGGSGAVGTQGVLSAQPDGYTLLATGIADAATYAVTGLIEGTTIDDWHLYLSVANVSVISVPADSPYADFGELLAAFQEDGANITVATAGVSSAGGTALSTLAEAGDFDYNLVAYDGGGPATVATASGESMVTTQLAGEQAELIRGGRLRPLAVLSDEPLTMDGVDTIPPVTEWLLDIDIAYNYFGVLAPKGVPEEVVSTLDTIWAEHVAASEELQSYAQTAGALFTPAYGEEAREMVSPTVVAQACAALERGDAVNDPSTIGVDCEAGTETPVE encoded by the coding sequence ATGCGACTTTTTCGTGGATTGGCTGTCACGATTGCCGTTTCGGCCGTGGCGCTGACGGCGACTTCGATTTCGGCTCAGGAGTGGAGCCCTGATCGGCCCATCAACATCATCGTGCCCTGGGGTGCTGGCGGTGCAACCGACCAGGTCACCCGCGTCACCGCGCCCATTCTCGCCGAACAGCTCGGCACCGATGTGGTGGTGGTCAACCAGCCGGGCGGGTCCGGTGCTGTTGGCACCCAGGGCGTCCTTTCGGCTCAGCCCGATGGCTACACGCTTCTGGCGACCGGCATCGCCGATGCCGCGACCTATGCGGTGACCGGCCTCATCGAGGGCACGACCATCGATGATTGGCATCTCTATCTCAGCGTCGCCAACGTCTCGGTTATTTCCGTTCCCGCCGATAGTCCCTACGCCGATTTCGGTGAACTTCTCGCCGCGTTCCAGGAGGATGGTGCCAACATCACGGTCGCGACGGCAGGCGTGAGTTCTGCAGGCGGCACGGCGTTGTCGACTTTGGCTGAAGCTGGCGATTTCGACTACAATCTGGTCGCTTATGACGGCGGTGGACCGGCTACCGTGGCAACGGCTTCGGGCGAGTCTATGGTCACCACCCAGTTGGCCGGCGAACAGGCGGAGCTGATCCGTGGCGGACGGCTGCGGCCACTGGCCGTGCTTTCCGATGAACCGTTGACGATGGATGGCGTCGATACCATTCCGCCGGTGACCGAATGGCTCCTCGACATCGACATCGCCTACAACTATTTCGGTGTTCTGGCTCCCAAGGGCGTGCCCGAAGAGGTGGTTTCGACCCTCGATACTATCTGGGCCGAACATGTGGCGGCCTCCGAGGAGCTGCAGAGCTACGCGCAGACGGCTGGTGCCCTTTTCACTCCGGCTTACGGCGAGGAAGCGCGCGAAATGGTGTCGCCCACCGTCGTCGCCCAGGCTTGTGCTGCGCTTGAGCGCGGCGATGCGGTCAACGATCCGTCCACGATCGGCGTCGACTGCGAAGCGGGCACCGAGACACCTGTGGAATAA
- a CDS encoding GntR family transcriptional regulator — translation MAQMLQDTKTVGELYADAMSDVRIDYGRPMAPQIYEAMRKVIVQNRLTPGTPIYEAKFSEVIGVSRTPLRAAMQQLAKEGLVETRPQVGSIVAPIDRKKILSAVFCRSALETAVVRRLADLKTVDTRPFMRVLDQQEDYSARDDYIGFFDLDEKFHLLLAEAAGVPEAWQLVLSSKTHVDRARLSLQSSIPGRAAVAYQEHVGIVEAIEKGDPELAAKRMDAHVRSALDII, via the coding sequence ATGGCTCAAATGCTGCAGGATACAAAAACGGTAGGCGAATTGTATGCCGATGCCATGAGCGACGTGCGGATCGACTATGGACGGCCGATGGCGCCTCAAATTTACGAGGCGATGCGCAAGGTCATCGTGCAGAACCGTCTGACGCCCGGCACCCCGATCTATGAAGCGAAATTCTCCGAAGTCATCGGCGTGAGCCGCACTCCGCTCCGGGCGGCAATGCAGCAGCTTGCGAAAGAAGGTCTCGTTGAAACCCGGCCGCAGGTGGGCTCCATCGTGGCGCCGATCGACCGCAAGAAAATCTTGTCGGCAGTGTTTTGTCGCAGCGCCCTGGAAACGGCTGTTGTGCGGCGCCTGGCCGATCTCAAGACAGTCGACACTCGGCCATTTATGCGCGTCCTTGATCAGCAGGAAGACTACAGCGCGCGCGACGACTATATCGGCTTTTTCGACCTGGACGAAAAATTCCACTTGCTGCTTGCCGAAGCCGCCGGTGTTCCGGAGGCCTGGCAGCTCGTCCTGTCCAGCAAGACTCATGTGGACCGCGCGCGCCTGAGCCTGCAAAGCTCTATTCCCGGCCGCGCCGCCGTTGCTTATCAGGAGCATGTCGGGATCGTGGAAGCCATCGAAAAGGGCGATCCCGAACTGGCGGCAAAACGCATGGACGCACACGTGCGCTCTGCGCTCGACATCATCTGA
- a CDS encoding sugar phosphate isomerase/epimerase, whose product MKLSRRAFDALALAGVASAALSMALTATPAMAQSADAAAGQSHLGIPVDKIGVVGFTIRDQLGEDARGTLQAVTECGIENIEFSGPDLEGEVPSFQGVEVPQIQEFAEEFGFSVPSLGVGGDDLSDRIDVVIEAAEAVGATYVRISGGHEDAEDPVAYYSDLAALLDEAGATLKEAGITVAYHNHDAEFEDLGDGQSGYDILLAETDPENVAFELDLYWAVVGDADPVGLIEANPGRFPLFHVKDAQMVEGEDEPTFATVGQGFIDFGEIFALSETAGVDYYFIENDRPEPDGITSTCEGYAYLSSPTDPS is encoded by the coding sequence ATGAAACTTTCACGTCGCGCATTTGACGCGCTCGCCTTGGCCGGAGTGGCTTCGGCGGCATTGTCGATGGCGCTCACCGCTACTCCGGCGATGGCACAATCGGCCGACGCAGCGGCTGGACAGTCGCATCTGGGTATTCCGGTCGACAAAATCGGTGTTGTTGGATTTACGATCCGCGACCAGCTCGGAGAGGATGCCCGTGGCACGCTGCAAGCAGTCACCGAATGCGGGATCGAGAACATCGAGTTCTCCGGCCCTGATCTTGAAGGTGAAGTTCCGAGCTTTCAGGGCGTTGAAGTGCCTCAGATCCAGGAATTCGCCGAGGAGTTCGGCTTCAGCGTTCCCTCGCTCGGCGTTGGTGGCGACGATCTGAGCGACCGGATCGATGTGGTCATCGAGGCTGCCGAGGCTGTAGGCGCCACTTATGTCCGCATCAGTGGCGGGCACGAGGATGCGGAAGATCCCGTCGCTTATTATTCCGATCTCGCTGCCTTGCTCGATGAGGCCGGAGCAACGCTCAAGGAGGCAGGGATCACCGTCGCTTACCACAACCATGACGCCGAATTCGAAGATCTCGGTGATGGCCAGTCCGGCTACGACATCCTGCTCGCCGAAACCGATCCGGAAAACGTTGCCTTCGAACTCGATCTCTACTGGGCCGTCGTGGGCGATGCGGACCCTGTGGGCCTCATTGAAGCCAATCCGGGCCGCTTCCCCTTGTTCCACGTCAAGGATGCCCAAATGGTTGAAGGCGAGGACGAACCGACCTTCGCAACGGTGGGGCAGGGCTTCATCGATTTCGGGGAAATCTTCGCTCTGAGCGAGACGGCAGGCGTCGATTACTATTTCATCGAAAACGACCGCCCCGAGCCCGATGGGATCACTTCTACCTGTGAGGGCTATGCATATCTCTCCAGCCCGACTGACCCATCGTAA
- a CDS encoding NUDIX domain-containing protein: MPAASQFDDALGELITGVDDEGTLYPIEKLKAHRTGVKHLAISVFLFQGDRLLLQQRSSLKYHAPLLWTNSACSHPRWQESSADCVTRTLGRELGVDFPARFVGRTEYDAPIGPLFENEVVDCYRGEIPPRFSFSDMNPSEVAGLRTAGRGEIEQDVATHPERYTPWFRIYVERGLVSALF, translated from the coding sequence ATGCCCGCCGCGAGCCAGTTTGACGATGCGTTGGGGGAGTTGATCACCGGGGTCGACGATGAGGGTACGCTCTACCCGATCGAAAAACTTAAAGCTCATCGCACTGGCGTCAAACATCTGGCGATCTCGGTTTTCCTGTTCCAGGGCGATCGCCTGCTGTTGCAGCAGCGCTCGAGCCTTAAATATCACGCGCCGCTGCTTTGGACCAATTCGGCCTGCTCGCATCCGCGCTGGCAGGAAAGCTCGGCCGATTGCGTAACACGCACGCTCGGCCGCGAGTTGGGCGTCGATTTTCCGGCCCGTTTTGTCGGCCGCACGGAGTACGATGCGCCGATAGGGCCGTTGTTCGAGAATGAAGTGGTCGACTGTTATCGCGGGGAAATTCCGCCTCGTTTCAGCTTTAGCGATATGAATCCATCGGAAGTAGCGGGCCTGCGCACGGCCGGTCGTGGCGAGATCGAGCAGGACGTAGCCACTCATCCCGAGCGCTATACACCCTGGTTCCGCATCTATGTCGAACGCGGCTTGGTGTCTGCTCTCTTTTAG
- a CDS encoding TatD family hydrolase, with product MFIDAHAHMISRTTDDYQAMAAAGVVALIEPSFWIGQPRTYVGTYVDYLSHIVGFERFRASQFGIRHYCTIGLNSKEANNEELAEGVMEILPQFALKEGVVAIGEIGYDEQTPLEDKYFRAQLELAKELDLPVMIHTPHRDKKKGTLRSMDVCREHGVDPNKVVVDHNNEETVEDVLDRGFWAAFSIYPSTKMGNVRMVELLKRYGGDRVILDSATDWGISDPLAVPKTAELARQSGVSEEAIRKATYANALTAYGQSGQMSEADWIDGLRVDQTQLHEGNSILRGGRDPVVENVKAGTAGLIIE from the coding sequence ATGTTCATCGATGCTCACGCCCACATGATTTCCCGCACCACCGACGACTATCAGGCGATGGCGGCGGCTGGCGTCGTGGCGCTGATCGAGCCCTCTTTCTGGATCGGCCAACCGAGAACCTATGTGGGGACCTATGTGGACTACCTTTCCCACATCGTCGGCTTCGAACGCTTTCGGGCCTCCCAATTCGGCATCCGCCACTATTGCACCATCGGGCTCAATTCCAAGGAAGCCAACAATGAGGAACTCGCCGAAGGTGTGATGGAGATCCTGCCACAGTTTGCGCTCAAGGAGGGTGTGGTGGCGATCGGTGAGATCGGCTATGACGAGCAGACCCCGCTTGAGGACAAATACTTCCGCGCCCAACTCGAATTGGCCAAGGAACTCGACCTGCCGGTAATGATCCACACCCCGCATCGCGACAAGAAAAAGGGCACCTTGCGCTCAATGGACGTGTGCCGGGAGCATGGTGTCGATCCGAACAAGGTTGTCGTCGACCACAATAACGAAGAGACGGTGGAAGACGTTCTCGACCGCGGGTTCTGGGCGGCGTTTTCGATCTATCCATCTACCAAGATGGGCAATGTGCGCATGGTCGAATTGCTCAAGCGCTATGGCGGCGATCGGGTCATTCTGGATTCGGCGACAGATTGGGGAATCTCCGACCCGCTGGCCGTTCCCAAGACCGCTGAATTGGCGCGCCAGAGCGGCGTTTCGGAGGAGGCGATCAGGAAAGCCACATACGCCAACGCGCTGACCGCCTACGGCCAGTCCGGCCAGATGAGCGAGGCCGACTGGATTGATGGGCTCAGGGTCGACCAGACCCAGCTTCACGAAGGCAATTCCATCCTCCGTGGCGGACGCGATCCTGTCGTTGAAAACGTGAAAGCCGGCACGGCCGGGCTCATAATAGAGTAA
- a CDS encoding EboA domain-containing protein, translating into MANLLKETFGPLLAHWLQTRLDAETTGWIEKTAADVPLMNSAQVERAVALVGRKAGKADLALTGAELGEAQRLRPGWVPRFWTIADVARTSTLLPLADDAVSFGTTFRRLCQAADLATLIGFYRALPLFPISDDLDWQIGEGLRTSIREIFEAIAHDSPVPAETFSEHRWNHMVLKALFIDSSLPPIVGLDKRRNDDLAATLVDYVHERRAARRGVDLHVWRCIAPFARGEVLGEINPLLVSPDPIERSVAALFLAESPDPASRSMLAGLATEHAAIASRALSWSSIPA; encoded by the coding sequence GTGGCCAATTTGCTCAAGGAAACGTTCGGACCGCTGCTGGCCCATTGGCTGCAAACCCGGCTCGATGCGGAGACCACCGGCTGGATCGAAAAAACAGCTGCTGACGTGCCGCTGATGAACTCGGCTCAGGTCGAGCGCGCGGTGGCGTTGGTAGGCCGCAAAGCGGGCAAAGCGGACCTCGCGCTCACCGGTGCCGAGCTTGGCGAGGCGCAGCGGTTGCGGCCGGGCTGGGTGCCACGGTTCTGGACCATTGCCGATGTTGCGCGCACTTCGACCCTGCTGCCGCTGGCCGATGATGCCGTCTCGTTTGGGACGACGTTCAGGCGCCTCTGCCAGGCTGCCGATCTTGCCACGTTGATCGGCTTTTATCGGGCGCTGCCGTTGTTTCCCATCAGCGACGACCTCGATTGGCAGATCGGGGAGGGGCTGCGCACCTCGATCCGGGAGATTTTCGAGGCGATCGCGCACGATAGCCCGGTGCCAGCGGAGACCTTTTCCGAGCATCGCTGGAATCACATGGTGCTCAAGGCGCTGTTCATCGATTCGAGCCTGCCGCCGATCGTCGGACTCGATAAGCGCAGAAATGACGATCTGGCTGCCACGCTGGTCGATTACGTCCATGAGCGACGGGCCGCCCGCCGTGGGGTCGATCTTCATGTCTGGCGGTGCATCGCGCCATTCGCGCGAGGAGAGGTGCTAGGCGAGATCAATCCGCTCTTGGTCAGTCCCGACCCCATCGAACGCAGTGTTGCCGCCCTGTTTCTCGCCGAGAGTCCTGATCCGGCCTCCCGCTCTATGCTCGCCGGCCTTGCCACCGAACATGCCGCCATTGCGTCCAGAGCGCTGAGTTGGTCATCCATTCCGGCTTGA
- a CDS encoding alkaline phosphatase family protein, giving the protein MKQTLVLLVVGLTPSLLGKHTPSLAKLAERGGQRPLATVVPAVTCSVQATLMTGELPSVHGAVANGWYFREVSEVSLWKQSERLLAGEMIWDAGKKLNPDFTCAKMFWWYNMHSSADWTATPRPMYPADGRKIPDHYTKPGSLRDELNARLGTFPLFNYWGPTASLRSTEWIVGATEHVTETRQPTLTLVYIPHLDYDIQRFGPDLSHPRMQQALRDVDAAIAPLIESAEREGREVIVVSEYGITPVTEAVHINRALREAGLIAWRDEMGREVIDHGESRAFAVPDHQIAHIYVRDPADVAAVANLIANLDGVETVVGKKGKREMGLDHPRSGELVAIARADRWFSYYYWLDDAKAPDYAATVDIHRKPGYDPVELFVDPDLKMPKLQIGWKIGKRKLGFRGLLDVTSVNRTNLVRGSHGRITDRAEDGPLVISTRPDLLPEGAVAATGFKQLVLDHIFK; this is encoded by the coding sequence TTGAAACAGACACTGGTTTTGCTTGTCGTGGGGCTGACCCCATCGCTTCTCGGAAAGCATACGCCCAGCCTTGCGAAGCTGGCTGAACGCGGGGGGCAACGGCCTCTCGCTACGGTGGTGCCTGCAGTCACCTGCTCGGTTCAGGCAACGCTGATGACCGGCGAGTTGCCCTCCGTCCACGGTGCTGTGGCCAATGGCTGGTATTTCCGCGAGGTGAGTGAAGTTTCGCTCTGGAAGCAGTCCGAACGCCTGCTTGCCGGCGAAATGATATGGGATGCGGGCAAGAAGCTGAACCCCGATTTCACCTGCGCCAAGATGTTCTGGTGGTACAATATGCATTCAAGCGCCGACTGGACCGCGACACCGCGGCCAATGTATCCGGCGGATGGGCGCAAAATCCCTGACCACTACACCAAGCCGGGCTCGCTACGCGACGAATTGAACGCCCGCCTGGGCACCTTCCCCCTCTTCAATTACTGGGGGCCCACTGCAAGCCTGCGTTCGACCGAATGGATCGTCGGCGCCACCGAACATGTGACCGAAACGCGCCAGCCCACGCTCACCCTGGTCTATATCCCCCATCTCGATTACGACATTCAACGCTTCGGTCCAGACCTGTCGCACCCTCGCATGCAGCAGGCCCTGCGCGACGTCGATGCCGCCATTGCCCCGCTGATCGAGAGTGCCGAGCGCGAAGGGCGCGAAGTAATCGTCGTCTCCGAATACGGGATCACTCCGGTCACCGAAGCGGTGCACATCAACCGCGCCCTGCGTGAAGCCGGTCTTATCGCCTGGCGTGACGAGATGGGTCGGGAAGTTATCGACCACGGTGAATCCCGCGCCTTTGCCGTGCCCGACCACCAGATCGCTCACATCTATGTTCGCGATCCCGCGGACGTGGCTGCCGTCGCAAATCTCATAGCCAATCTCGACGGCGTCGAGACCGTCGTTGGCAAGAAGGGCAAGCGGGAGATGGGTCTCGACCATCCGCGCTCAGGTGAACTCGTCGCCATTGCGCGCGCCGATCGCTGGTTCAGCTATTATTATTGGCTCGACGACGCCAAGGCGCCGGACTATGCGGCAACCGTCGATATTCACCGCAAGCCCGGCTATGATCCGGTGGAACTGTTCGTCGATCCCGACCTGAAGATGCCTAAGCTGCAGATCGGCTGGAAGATCGGCAAACGCAAGCTCGGCTTTCGCGGGCTGCTCGATGTCACCTCGGTGAACCGCACCAACTTGGTCAGGGGCTCGCATGGTCGTATCACTGATCGTGCCGAAGATGGGCCTCTCGTGATTTCCACCCGCCCTGACCTGCTGCCCGAGGGCGCGGTGGCGGCCACCGGGTTCAAGCAGCTCGTTCTCGATCACATCTTCAAATAA
- a CDS encoding UbiA family prenyltransferase — MMTLGTALRLGRVSNLPTVATNAMAGSALTGAGIETDTLALVVVASVLAYIAGMFLNDAFDASYDTINQPYRPIPAGLASQAEVFAWGFGLLGASVVFFVLAGWVAGTGWPVSIAGLALALTIVTYNRSHKENAFGPILMGLCRLLVYLAAALAVVAVPGPTLWIGAALLMAHVMGLTYVAKSESGGFVGRWWPLACIAAAPVYGMMVGIGDVLVMPFALALLIADVFALRFIKGTNPSFGRAIPLLIATIPLLDGLLIAQMGRVDLALLACVGFPLTLWLQRWVRGT; from the coding sequence ATGATGACGCTGGGTACGGCGCTCCGGTTGGGGCGAGTGTCCAATCTGCCAACCGTGGCGACCAACGCCATGGCGGGATCGGCCCTGACCGGTGCAGGGATCGAGACCGATACGCTTGCGCTGGTCGTCGTGGCCTCGGTGTTGGCCTATATCGCAGGCATGTTCCTCAACGATGCTTTCGACGCCAGCTATGACACGATCAATCAGCCTTACCGACCGATACCGGCCGGGCTGGCGAGCCAGGCTGAAGTCTTCGCCTGGGGCTTTGGACTGTTGGGCGCGAGCGTTGTGTTTTTCGTGCTGGCTGGCTGGGTCGCCGGAACCGGATGGCCCGTGAGCATCGCCGGCCTAGCGTTGGCGCTGACTATCGTGACCTACAATCGTAGCCACAAGGAGAACGCCTTCGGCCCCATTCTGATGGGGCTATGTCGGCTGCTCGTCTACCTCGCCGCTGCGCTCGCTGTGGTCGCCGTGCCGGGGCCGACGCTGTGGATTGGCGCGGCGCTGCTGATGGCCCATGTGATGGGGCTGACCTACGTGGCCAAAAGCGAGAGCGGTGGCTTTGTCGGTCGTTGGTGGCCGCTCGCCTGCATCGCCGCAGCACCGGTCTATGGCATGATGGTGGGGATCGGTGATGTGCTGGTGATGCCCTTCGCCCTCGCACTGCTCATTGCCGATGTCTTCGCTCTCCGCTTTATCAAGGGCACAAATCCCAGCTTTGGGCGCGCCATTCCGCTGCTGATTGCCACCATCCCTCTGCTTGATGGCCTGCTGATCGCCCAGATGGGCAGGGTGGATCTTGCGCTCCTGGCATGTGTGGGGTTCCCGCTGACGCTGTGGCTGCAACGGTGGGTGCGGGGCACGTAA